A region from the Alphaproteobacteria bacterium genome encodes:
- a CDS encoding DUF721 domain-containing protein, producing the protein MSNHDKKFDERTKRPQTIGGALGGLIKIFGIRASDSDLAARWDEIMGTDIASVARLAAIKKNRDNTFNVVIRPTHPAYALQLSYQSDEIIKRINKYFGYDAVGKISFRK; encoded by the coding sequence TTTGACGAACGCACCAAACGCCCCCAAACCATTGGCGGGGCATTGGGTGGTTTGATTAAAATTTTTGGGATTCGCGCATCGGATTCAGACCTGGCGGCGCGCTGGGATGAAATCATGGGGACTGATATCGCGTCTGTTGCGCGCCTGGCGGCAATAAAAAAGAATCGCGACAACACATTTAACGTTGTAATTCGCCCCACCCACCCGGCGTACGCATTACAACTATCATATCAATCCGACGAAATAATAAAACGAATTAACAAATATTTCGGCTATGACGCCGTCGGCAAAATAAGTTTTCGAAAATGA
- the ruvC gene encoding crossover junction endodeoxyribonuclease RuvC, translating into MTKRVLGIDPGLLHTGWAVVDTAGQTRKYIASGVILPKTTLPFAERLTTIFRGVSELCETFSPDECSIEITFVNKNPKTTLILGHARAAAIVAVANRDIPVFEYEPNKIKKALTGAGHADKTAIDKMVQILLPTAHPKTADEADAIAIALAHTNMTRFI; encoded by the coding sequence ATGACAAAACGCGTACTGGGCATTGACCCTGGATTATTACATACCGGATGGGCGGTGGTTGATACCGCGGGACAAACACGCAAATATATTGCCAGTGGCGTTATATTGCCCAAAACAACATTACCGTTTGCCGAACGCCTGACGACAATTTTTCGCGGCGTGTCCGAATTATGCGAAACATTTTCCCCCGACGAATGCAGCATTGAAATCACGTTTGTGAACAAAAACCCAAAAACCACACTTATTTTGGGACACGCGCGTGCGGCGGCAATTGTTGCAGTGGCGAACCGCGACATCCCCGTTTTTGAATACGAACCAAATAAAATTAAAAAGGCCCTGACCGGCGCCGGCCACGCCGACAAAACTGCGATTGATAAAATGGTTCAAATTTTATTACCCACGGCCCACCCAAAAACCGCGGACGAAGCCGACGCCATCGCCATCGCCCTGGCCCACACAAATATGACACGATTTATATAA
- a CDS encoding ABC transporter ATP-binding protein — protein sequence MANILDSLSKVQSGDAVMSVRDIKRTFVEGGQPLHILRGGGFDLHRGEIIALVGASGSGKSTLLQCVGLLDRPSGGSILINGAAVQKMDEDMRTQIRRKKIGFVYQKHNLLSDFTALENVMLPMLANGVDENLARARAMKLLRAASVAHRASHVPGEMSGGEQQRTAVARALANNPDILLADEPTGSLDPMHAGSVFDLLLDLVRKNKMAMLFVTHDMNLASRADRIITINNGIVE from the coding sequence ATGGCGAATATTTTAGATTCTTTGTCAAAGGTACAGTCTGGCGACGCGGTTATGTCGGTGCGGGATATTAAACGGACGTTTGTCGAAGGGGGGCAACCATTGCATATTCTGCGTGGCGGTGGGTTTGATTTGCATCGTGGGGAAATTATCGCGCTGGTTGGGGCGTCGGGTTCGGGTAAATCAACATTGTTGCAGTGTGTGGGATTGTTAGACCGACCCAGTGGGGGCAGTATATTAATTAATGGTGCGGCGGTTCAGAAAATGGATGAAGATATGCGGACACAAATTCGACGCAAAAAAATCGGATTTGTGTATCAAAAGCATAATTTGCTGTCAGATTTTACGGCGCTGGAAAATGTTATGTTGCCGATGTTGGCCAATGGTGTGGATGAAAATTTGGCGCGGGCACGTGCGATGAAGTTGCTGCGCGCTGCAAGTGTTGCGCATCGGGCGTCGCATGTTCCAGGGGAAATGAGTGGTGGCGAACAACAGCGTACCGCCGTTGCACGCGCGTTGGCGAATAATCCAGATATCTTGTTGGCGGATGAGCCGACGGGCAGTCTGGACCCAATGCATGCAGGCAGTGTATTTGATTTATTGCTGGATTTGGTGCGTAAAAACAAGATGGCAATGCTGTTTGTGACGCATGATATGAACCTGGCGTCGCGCGCGGATAGAATTATTACAATTAACAATGGGATTGTGGAATAA
- a CDS encoding lipoprotein-releasing ABC transporter permease subunit: MFSKLERKIAFRYLGAKKRGFGSVISWVSLIGIMLGVATLIVVMSVMGGFHDTLLGRIVGMNGHVVVYHQDGAISDFDFLIDKMKQNKAVEQRVVSIVPIAEGQVMATANGNNTGAMLRGIRMSDLAAKTQTGTRIYGKDLAAITDGELVAGASLTRALRVGMGDNISLVSANNATPTPFGSMPRIMSYPVMSSFFMGMYEYDSGYIFMPLETAQKYLNIGNSVTHIDLFLDNPEDTTAVVESLARLLPDGFVVRDWRDLNRGFVGALQVESNVMFLILMLIVIVAAFNIVSSLVMLVKDKNKDIAVLRTFGVSRRSMMKIFILSGTSIGVIGAFFGTIFGVLVAIYIEPIRQFFQWITGRDLFPAELYYLSELPSKLVWTDVLGIALIAVLLAFLATLYPAWKAANTDPVEVLRNE, translated from the coding sequence CGGGTTTGGTTCTGTGATTTCGTGGGTGTCACTGATTGGTATTATGTTGGGGGTGGCAACGCTGATTGTGGTGATGTCGGTCATGGGCGGTTTTCATGATACACTGCTGGGGCGGATTGTTGGGATGAATGGGCATGTGGTTGTCTATCACCAGGATGGCGCGATTTCGGATTTTGATTTTCTGATTGATAAAATGAAACAGAACAAAGCGGTTGAACAGCGTGTTGTGTCGATTGTGCCAATTGCCGAAGGTCAGGTTATGGCAACCGCAAATGGGAATAATACGGGGGCGATGTTGCGGGGGATTCGGATGTCTGATTTGGCGGCAAAAACCCAGACCGGTACACGAATTTATGGCAAGGATTTGGCCGCAATCACAGATGGCGAACTGGTCGCGGGGGCGTCGTTGACGCGGGCATTGCGCGTTGGTATGGGGGATAATATTTCGTTAGTGTCTGCAAATAATGCAACGCCGACACCCTTTGGTTCAATGCCGCGGATTATGTCGTACCCGGTGATGAGTTCATTCTTTATGGGTATGTATGAATATGATTCAGGCTATATTTTTATGCCGTTGGAAACCGCGCAAAAGTATTTGAATATTGGCAATTCTGTGACGCATATTGATTTGTTCTTGGATAATCCCGAAGATACAACGGCGGTTGTCGAAAGTTTGGCGCGTCTGTTGCCGGATGGGTTTGTGGTGCGTGATTGGCGCGATTTGAACCGTGGTTTTGTTGGCGCATTACAGGTGGAATCAAATGTTATGTTTTTAATCTTGATGCTGATTGTGATTGTGGCGGCGTTTAATATAGTGTCGTCGTTGGTTATGTTGGTCAAAGATAAAAACAAAGATATCGCAGTGTTGCGCACATTTGGTGTGTCGCGCAGGTCTATGATGAAGATATTTATTTTATCGGGGACGTCGATTGGTGTGATTGGGGCGTTCTTTGGCACGATATTTGGGGTGCTGGTCGCGATTTATATTGAGCCAATTCGTCAGTTCTTTCAATGGATTACAGGGCGTGATTTGTTTCCGGCGGAACTGTATTATTTGTCTGAATTGCCGTCTAAATTGGTTTGGACGGATGTGTTGGGGATTGCGCTGATTGCGGTGTTGTTGGCATTTTTGGCGACGTTGTACCCAGCATGGAAGGCGGCAAACACAGACCCGGTCGAGGTGTTGAGAAATGAGTAA